One Dehalococcoidales bacterium DNA window includes the following coding sequences:
- the hemW gene encoding radical SAM family heme chaperone HemW: MNGSIALYVHIPFCIQKCSYCSFVSYAGRQNDIEQYCQVLIKEIRRRVGKRLVKCVYFGGGTPSLIPIRCIENLMEKILSISQSLDIEVSLEANPGTIGVQHLKELRRIGVNRLSIGAQSLDNRDLELMGRLHNSAAVIEAMKSARSARFDNINLDLIYGIPGQSISSWKQTLEGAIDLEPEHLSLYGLSLESGTEMMNLIECGALPQINPDDSADQYEFAEEILAGKGYHHYEISNWAKAGYECIHNLVYWKHEEYIGVGAGACSYLGGHRFSNTPSLDKYLTSFTEEGGEVTESDEPINPELAAAEAAILSLRLDEGINIEKYNQDYNTNLISVYNKQIDELESYGLLENDGVNIKLTPKGRLLGNEVFWRFLPEAIE, translated from the coding sequence ATGAATGGATCAATTGCCCTTTATGTTCACATCCCTTTTTGCATACAAAAGTGTTCTTATTGCTCTTTCGTCTCTTATGCTGGTCGTCAAAATGATATTGAGCAGTATTGTCAGGTGTTAATCAAAGAAATTCGCAGGCGTGTTGGTAAACGGTTGGTGAAGTGCGTTTATTTTGGGGGCGGTACTCCAAGCTTGATACCCATCAGGTGTATTGAGAATCTGATGGAAAAAATACTCAGCATTTCTCAATCACTCGATATTGAAGTAAGCCTAGAAGCGAACCCCGGAACTATTGGAGTTCAACATCTCAAAGAACTAAGACGTATCGGAGTAAACCGGCTGAGCATTGGCGCGCAAAGCCTCGATAATCGAGACCTGGAATTAATGGGGCGTCTGCATAATTCGGCTGCTGTGATAGAAGCAATGAAAAGTGCTCGTAGTGCCAGATTTGATAATATTAATCTTGATTTAATTTATGGAATCCCCGGGCAGTCAATATCATCATGGAAGCAGACTCTTGAAGGGGCTATTGACCTCGAACCGGAACATTTATCTCTTTATGGCTTAAGCCTTGAGTCTGGCACTGAAATGATGAATTTGATAGAGTGTGGAGCACTGCCTCAGATTAATCCGGATGATAGCGCTGATCAGTACGAGTTTGCGGAAGAAATACTGGCTGGAAAAGGGTATCACCATTACGAGATTTCAAACTGGGCAAAAGCAGGGTATGAGTGTATTCATAATCTGGTTTACTGGAAACATGAGGAATATATTGGCGTGGGCGCCGGAGCCTGTTCGTATCTGGGTGGTCATCGTTTCAGTAATACTCCCAGCCTGGATAAATATTTAACATCGTTTACTGAAGAGGGTGGTGAAGTAACCGAAAGCGATGAACCCATCAATCCCGAATTGGCAGCTGCCGAAGCGGCAATCCTGTCCCTAAGGCTCGACGAAGGTATTAATATCGAAAAATATAACCAGGATTACAATACAAACCTTATATCTGTGTATAATAAGCAGATAGATGAGCTTGAGAGCTACGGATTACTAGAAAACGACGGGGTTAACATAAAGTTAACCCCGAAAGGCAGATTATTGGGCAATGAGGTTTTCTGGAGATTTCTTCCAGAAGCAATAGAATAG
- the lepA gene encoding translation elongation factor 4, which produces MNQDSIRNFCIIAHIDHGKSTLADRLIEIAGGMGRAKITEQVMDSMELERERGITIKAKAVRLNYKNRAGHQFLLNLIDTPGHVDFSYEVSRTLVACEGAVLVIDATQGIQAQTLANIYIAMEHNLVVIPVINKIDLPGSEPERVMEEIESVLGYKPSETFLISAKTGQGVSELVEAIVERIPPPAGDLNLPLRALIFDSRYDDYKGVIAYVRVVDGRLQKGSKVRLIGEGTQMEVLELGYFSPGPTPADSLQAGEVGYIATGLKSVAECRVGDTVTVTPGGAREPLIGYELPKPMVYAGVYPTQADDYADLREAIEKLHLNDASLTFEPESSPILGQGFRCGFLGLLHLDIVVERLEREFYLSLVVTVPGVKFLVTMTSGEILDITSPVDFPDPSEIAKIEEPWVKISVVTPSNFIGALMEVMQEYEGVYKHTEYLGQFTALGETGQRVRLEYEMPLRSMLTTFYDQLKSRSRGYASLDHELLGYREARLVKLDVLVNDMKVDAFSRIIPPEKAHEIGKAVVAKLKEVIPRQLFKVPLQAAIGGRIVAREDISARRKDVLAKCYGGDITRKRKLLEKQKEGKKKMKMIGQVEVPKEAFLSIMKLG; this is translated from the coding sequence ATGAACCAGGACTCAATTAGAAATTTCTGTATAATCGCACATATTGACCATGGCAAATCAACCTTGGCTGACAGGCTTATTGAGATCGCAGGGGGGATGGGGCGGGCTAAAATCACCGAGCAGGTTATGGATAGTATGGAGCTTGAGCGCGAACGGGGAATTACCATCAAGGCCAAGGCGGTCAGGCTGAATTACAAAAACCGTGCCGGTCATCAATTCCTGCTGAATCTTATCGATACCCCGGGCCACGTTGACTTTTCTTATGAAGTTTCGCGTACTCTGGTTGCTTGTGAAGGGGCAGTGTTGGTTATAGATGCAACCCAGGGAATACAGGCTCAGACCTTAGCTAATATCTATATTGCCATGGAGCACAACCTGGTTGTGATTCCGGTGATAAACAAAATTGATCTTCCTGGTAGCGAGCCTGAGCGTGTTATGGAAGAAATTGAAAGCGTTTTGGGGTACAAGCCTAGCGAAACCTTTTTAATCAGCGCAAAAACCGGTCAAGGGGTATCTGAACTGGTGGAGGCAATTGTAGAACGGATTCCTCCTCCAGCAGGGGATTTGAACCTTCCTCTCAGAGCTCTCATTTTCGATTCCCGCTACGATGATTATAAGGGAGTAATTGCCTATGTGCGGGTCGTTGACGGCAGGCTGCAAAAAGGCAGCAAGGTTCGGCTGATTGGAGAAGGCACCCAAATGGAAGTACTGGAGCTGGGTTACTTTTCTCCTGGACCCACTCCGGCCGACTCTTTGCAGGCGGGTGAAGTTGGTTATATAGCTACCGGTTTGAAAAGCGTTGCAGAATGCCGGGTTGGTGATACGGTAACCGTTACTCCAGGCGGAGCCCGGGAACCGCTTATAGGTTATGAGTTACCCAAGCCAATGGTGTATGCCGGTGTATATCCCACCCAGGCTGATGACTATGCAGACCTCAGAGAGGCAATTGAGAAGCTGCATTTAAATGATGCCTCACTGACCTTCGAGCCAGAATCAAGCCCCATTTTAGGGCAGGGTTTTCGTTGTGGATTCCTGGGTCTGTTACATCTTGACATTGTTGTTGAGCGGTTAGAAAGAGAATTTTATCTTTCCCTGGTGGTAACTGTTCCGGGAGTAAAGTTTCTGGTCACTATGACGAGCGGTGAAATATTAGATATAACCAGTCCGGTAGATTTCCCTGATCCATCCGAAATTGCAAAAATCGAAGAGCCCTGGGTAAAGATTTCTGTGGTTACCCCTTCCAATTTTATTGGAGCATTAATGGAAGTCATGCAGGAATACGAAGGAGTTTACAAGCATACTGAATATCTTGGCCAGTTTACCGCTTTGGGCGAGACTGGGCAAAGAGTGCGGCTTGAGTATGAGATGCCGCTGAGAAGCATGCTTACTACTTTTTATGATCAGCTTAAAAGCCGCAGCCGTGGATATGCATCTCTAGACCATGAATTATTAGGTTACAGGGAGGCACGTCTGGTAAAACTGGATGTTTTGGTTAATGATATGAAGGTGGATGCTTTCAGTCGGATAATTCCGCCAGAAAAAGCTCATGAAATTGGAAAGGCTGTAGTAGCCAAGCTGAAAGAGGTGATTCCGCGCCAGCTTTTTAAAGTTCCTCTTCAAGCTGCTATCGGCGGCCGTATTGTGGCCAGAGA